GGCGCGCGTGCAGGCGCCGGAATTCTGAACCAAATGAGCGCGGCAAAAAACATCGTGTTGGGCGTGACTGGATCAATCGCGGCCTGCAAGGCCGCCGAGCTGGCGAGCCTGCTGACGAAACAAGGCTGCCACGTGCGAGTGGTGATGACGGCCGATGCCCTCCGCTTCGTCACAGCGGTGACTTTCAAGACGCTGTCGCGGCACCCGGTGGTGACGGACCTCTACGACGACGACCAGGGCTGGCAGCCGGCGCACATCAAGCTGGCCGACGAGGCAGACTTGCTGCTCATCGCCCCCGCCACGGCGCAAACGATTGCCAAGCTCGCGCTGGGTCTGGCCGGCGACGCCCTGAGTTGCGTGGCGCTGGCGCTGAACTCGCAAGCCAGGATCTTGGTGGCCCCCGCAATGAACGGAAAGATGTGGCTGCATCCGGCTACACAGAAGAACGTCGCGACGCTCAAGGCGCGCGGCGTGGAGTTTATCGGCCCGGAGAAAGGGCTGCTGTCGTGCGGATATGAAGGGATAGGGCGGCTATGGCCAGTGGCGAAGGTGGCCGAGTGCGCGCTGACGTTGCTCCGCCAGCGCAAGCCGGCCAGGCGGCGGGGCTGAACCCGTCCGGAGCGCGCGTCCTATCCGCTGGGATCTGCTTGATTATGAACGTCGGTCTCTGGCAACGCGTTAGAAACTACAGCTTCGAGGAACTGGTCCTGGCCCTGTTGCGGCTCCCGGGCCGGGCAGTGGAGCTGTTGAAGATCCCGACGCCCGACGCGGTCAAGCTGATAGACCGCATCACCACGATGGAGCGCGACCTCATCCTGCCCATCAAAGCCGCCGGGATTGCCATGCTCCTCTACTCGTTCTATTTCAGGCGGTCCTGGATTGGGGAAAAGGAACTGGGGACCCTGGAAATCACCGTCGAAGCCACGCAGTACTTCCTATGGATTTACATCGCTGCCAACGCGGTGGTTGCCGGGCTTCTGCTGGCCATGCGTCGGGTGCCCTTGCTGCTGGTCCAATGGGCGGTCTTCGCCATGAGCCTGGCGGATGGCATCTTCCTGGCGGCGTTGGTCGTGGTGACCGGCGGCTACGACAGCATCCTCTACTGGCTCTTTCTCGGGCTGGTGGTGCGCGGCGCGGTGAGTGTTCCGCGCGCGACTTCCCAACTCCTGCTCAACTTCACGCTGACGGTCTGCTACGTGATGGCCGGAGTTATCAACATTTACATCAACCAGTCGCTGGAGGCCGAGGCCCAGGCCTGGGCAGCCGCGCAACGAATGCCCAGCTACCAGAGATCCTCCAACGCGCCACCCGGCAGTCCAGCCTTTACACGGCCCCCCAGGCAGCCTCGCCCCGCGCTTCCAGGGGAGAGCGGTGAAACGGCATTGACCGAGCCCCGGCACTACTCGACTCCCCGCCCGTCCGAAGGCCTCGACGAGGCGGCGCTTGAGCATCTGAGGCTTTCCTCCCCGTCGGAGAACCAGGCGCAGACGCTGACGCTGCGCCTGGCGTTGCTCTTGCTGATGACGGTCTGCTGCTACGGGGTGCAAGTGTTGCTGGAGCGGCAGCGGCGGGCGGTGGAGGAGGCGCATGAATTTGCCATGCGGGAGGGCCAATTGCGGTCTGCCGGCCGCGTCGCGGCCGAATTTACCCATCAGATGAAGAATCCCCTTGCCATCATCAACAACGCCGCCTACTCGGTGCGGCGGGCGCTCAAGCAAGGCAAGCCGATCTCGGAGGAACAGATCCGAATCATCCAGGAGGAGGTTGAGCACTCGGACCGCATTATCACGCAGATCATGGGGTATGCCCAGTTGAGCGAGGGCCACGTCGAAAAGCTTAACGTGGTTGAGGAGCTGGACCATGCCATCGCCCAGGTGTTTCCGCCCGCGGCGGGTTACCCGGTCCGCATCCGCCGCAATTATGCCGGGGAGTATCCTCCCCTGTTCATGCAGCGCCGCCACCTGGTGGATACATTCATGAACCTGCTGCAGAACGCGCGGGAGGCGCTCGGCGCCGGAGGGGGGACGATTACCGTCAGCGCCGAGTGCCACAGCGATTACTCGGTGGAGATCTCAATCCGCGATGACGGCCCCGGCATTCCGGCGGACAAGCAGGAGAAGATTTTTGAGGCCTATTACACCACCAAAGAGAAAGGCACGGGCCTGGGCCTGGCCACGATCAAGCACAACGTGGAACTCTACGGCGGCAGTGTGCGGGTGGAATCTGCTCTTGGAAAGGGAGCGCAATTCATCCTAATATTCCCCGCGAAGGCCTTGATTAAGCTGGCCAGACAGCATTGAAACCGTCCTTGGACAAGCACGGAAAGGTGATTCGCGCGCGCGCGAAGATCCTACCTTTGCTTGTTGCCCGCGCCGTTCCCAACCCGCTCGCCTCTGAGGTGCCCCTATGAGTATCCGGCTGCCGCCCGTGCTCGTGGTGGACGATGAGAAGAACATGCGCCTGTCGCTCAAGACCGTGCTGGCGGATGAACGGTACTCGGTGCGGGCGATAGAATCCGCCGAGGAGGCCCTTGGCCTGCTGGAGCGCGAAGAGTTCTTCATGCTGATCACCGACGCCCGGTTAGGTGGGATGAGCGGTTACGAATTGCTCGGCAAGGCCCGTGCGCAATGGCCGGACCTGCCGGTGGTGATGATCACCGCCTACGCGACACCGAAGCTCGCCGTCGAAGCCATCAAAGCCGGAGCAATTGATTACCTGGCCAAGCCTTTTGCTCCCGAGGAACTGCTGCACGCCGTGGCGCGCTGCGCGGAACGCTACCGCTTGTTGCGGGAGAATGCATCGTTGCGCGCCAGCACGGTCGAAACGTGGCGGCTGGATCAGATCGTGGGCGAATGCCCCAGAATGGCCGAGCTGCGGCAGCTCATTCAGACCGTTGCCCCGACCGATGCTCGCGTGCTGGTGCTCGGCGAGAGCGGCACGGGCAAGGAATTGGTGGCCGGCGCGCTCCACAGCTTGAGCCAGCGGGCTCAGTCCACCTACGTGCGCATCAACTGCGCGGCCATCCCCGAGACGTTGCTGGAGAGCGAGCTGTTCGGGCACGAGAAGGGGGCTTTCACCGGCGCCCTGAAACAGAAGCCCGGCCGCGTCGAAGAAGCCGATGGCGGCACGATCTTCCTGGACGAAATCGCCGACATGAGCCGGCCCTTGCAGGCCAAGCTGCTCCGGTTCCTGGAGGACGGCACCTTCATGCGCGTGGGCGGCACCCAGGAACTTCAGGTCAACGTCCGCCTGATCGCCGCCACGAACCGTGACATTGTCGAGGCGATCCGGCAGGACCAGTTCCGGGAGGACCTTTTTCACCGGCTTAACGTGGTGCAGTTTCGCCTGCCGCCCTTGCGGGACCGGGGTGACGACGTGCTCATTCTCGCTGAGTACTTCCTGCGGAACTTCGGCGTTTCAATGAACAAGAAGACCCGCGCGATTTCCCGCGCCGCGCGGCAGAAACTGCTCTCGCACCACTGGCCCGGCAACGTGCGCGAGCTGCGCAATGTGATCGAACGCGCCCTGATCCTGGAGACCGGCACGGAAATCCATCCGGGCAGCCTGCCGGATTTCCAGTTGGAGGGCCGCTTGCACAAGGTCTCCGCCCCCAAGCTGACGGGACCCGAGTCGCTTGACGAGCGCATGGCCAACCTGGAGCGGGAACTCATCACCGCCATACTGGAGCAGAACCACTTCAGCCTGACCCGCACCGCCGATCAGTTGAAAATCAGCCGGCATGCGTTGCGGTATCGCATGCAGCGCTTGAACATCGCCACGGGGACCGATGCCGACGAGGACACCCCCCCCCAGGAAGGCAAGGCTAACTTCCCATGAGCACCTTCTCAATCATGTTGGCCGACGAGACGACCGAGGCTGTGTATTCCGCCTGGCAGATAGCGGGCCCCGGTACCCGTAATGCGTTTGTTATCTTCGGCTCGATGGCCTTGGTCACGGCGCTGGTGCTGCTTTGGGCGATCTTTCTCCGCAAACGTCGTCGTCATCGTCGCTCGCATCACCACAGCCACGAGCACGCAGCCGAGCCAGCCGGCAGCCGCCAGCTCCCTGTTGAGGAAGGCGCCTCGCTGCCGCTGCAACACCATCGCAGACGGAGGCGCCCGCGGCGCAGGCGACATTCACGCAATCCCACACTCGCTGAAACCGGGGGTCTCCCGCCCATCCGCCCGGCAAACTCGCCCGAACCCCAGCCCTGACTCATGCGCGAGAGCCAGGCGATTACGCGGAAGAGCGCGTCCAATCTGGCGCTGGCGTTTGTATTGCTGCCCAGGATCAAGCGCGACGGGATGTCCGCGCTCTATGCCTTCTGCCGCGAGGTGGATGATGTGGCCGACAATGAAAGCACGCCGGTGGCAGAGCGCCGGGAGCAACTGGCCGCCTGGCGCGCCGATGTGCGCCGTGCCTGCGGGACCGAAACACCGCAGTTCCCGGTCAACCGCGAGTTGCAGCCGGTCATTCGGCGGCATCATCTGCCCTTTGAGCACTTTGACGCCCTCCTGCAAGGCGTGGAGATGGACCTCGACATCAAACGCTATCAGGACTACGAACAACTGGATCTCTACTGCTATCGCGTCGCGTCGGTTGTCGGCCTGCTGAGCATCGAAGTGTTCGGCTACCGGAATCCAGCCTGCCGGGACTACGCCGTTTGCCTGGGCAAGGCGCTCCAACTGACCAACATCCTCCGCGACGTGCGCTCCGACGCCCAGCGCGGGCGCATCTACCTGCCGATGTCCGAGTTGGGCCGGTTCAAAGTGTCGCCCGAGGAAATCCTGCGGCTGGAATACTCGCCGCGCTTCTTCGAGCTGGCCGCCAGCGTTGCCGCGCGTGCGCGCCATTTCTATGGGCAGGCGCGCGAGACCCTTCCCGCTCCCGACCGCCGCTCGATGGCAGCCGCCGAACTCATGGGCGCGGTCTATTGGCGACTACTGGACAAGCTGGCGCGGCGGCGTTTCAACGTCTTTGGCCCCGACGTCACTCGCCTGAGCAAAAGTGAGAAGGGGCTGCTGATCATGCGCACCTGGTGCCGGTGTATCTCCGGCGCCGGGGCGCCGAATTATGGCGCCTAGGCGGTCGAATGCGGGGCCCGGGCATCGCCGCCTGATCGTCACCGCGGACGACTTCGGGCGTTCCGCTTCCATCAACCAGGCGGTCATCCGCGCCCACCGCGAAGGCATCCTCACCGCCGCCAGCCTGATGGTCAACGAGCCTGCCTGCGAGGAGGCGGTGGCACTGGCCCGCGAGAATCCCACCCTGGGCGTGGGGCTGCACCTGTCCCTGCTGTGCGGCCATTCCGCGCTGCCGCCCGCGCAGATCCCGGGACTGACCAATGCCGACGGTGAATTCAGTGGCAATCCCGCCGGCGTCGGCTGCCGCTACTTTTTTCAGCGCAGTTTGCGCGAGCCTTTGCGACGGGAGATCCATGCCCAGTTTGAAAGGTTCCGCGCAACCCGCCTGCCGCTTGACCACGTCAACGGCCATTTGCACCTGCACCTGCATCCCACCGTGTTCCGCATCTTGACGGCCGACGCCGCGCAGCTCGGCATCAAGCGTTTGCGCCTGACCTTTGATCCGTTCCGCTTGAACCTGCACCTTGCCTCCGGTCGCCTCGCCAATCGGGCGCTTCACGCCATCATCTTTCATCTGCTATCCGCGCGCGCCCGTTCCGCCCTGGCCCGGCTCGGCCTTCGGCACACCAACGCCGTCTTCGGCCTGCTGCAAAACGGGCGTGTGGATGAAGCCTACGTCACGCGCCTGCTCCCACAGCTTCCGGCCGGTGATTCGGAGCTTTACTCTCACCCCTCGCTGGATGAATTTAGGAATGAGTTCGACGCCCTGATCTCTCCTCGCGTGCGGGAACAGGTTCATCAACTGGGCATCAAGCTGATTCGCTACCAGGATCTGTAATATGGCCAAACTGCTCCTCATTCTCCTTATCGGGCTGGTCTTTGAAGCGGCCGGCGTGGTCTTCCTCAAGAAGGGGATCACTCAGGTCGGCGAGGTCCGGCAAATCTGCGCCGCGGAGATCTTCCGCGTCGTCAAAGCTGGCATCACCAATCCCAGCGTGCTGCTGGGCGTCTTCTTTGAAGCGCTGTTCTTCGTCTGCCTGCTGATCCTGATGGCCGAGAGCGACATCAGCTTCCTGTGGCCGCTGACGGCGCTCAGCTTTGTCTTGACCACCTTCGCCGCGCTCATTTTCCTGGGCGAGAAGGTCTCCTCCATCCGTTGGGCGGGCGTGGTGTTCATCGTAATCGGCGCCGCGCTCATCAGCTACAGCGGGCACGCCAAGCCAAAACCCCCGCCGCCGTCCGCCTCCCGGGTGCCGGGGGCTACACCGCCGTAATCTTGGCCAGAACCTCCGCGAGCCTCCCGGCTGCCGCCAGGGATTGCTTCTGCAGATATAGCAACGACCTGAATTTTCCCGGCGACTTTGCCAGGGCCGCGGCCAGCTTGCCGTAGTGCATCCGCTGCTCCGCCGTCATCAACCGGTTGAAGTCCAGCGGCAGATCTTCGCCGGCCGGGTCCAGTATCACCCGCACGGTCGCGCAGGGAATGCTTTGCTCCCGGCACACGGCGCAGATGCTCGCCGATTCCATCTCCACCGCATCCGCCCCGGTGGCTTCGCGCAGCCGCCGCTTTTCCTCCGCGGTTGCCGCCACTCGATCCGCGCAGTGGAATCGTGCCGGCTTCGCCCCCGCCGCCAGCAGCGCCGGCGACAAGCCGGTTTCCGAGCCGGCGGCGAACAGGACCGTTCCCGTCGCCAACCCCGGTCGCAACCCTCCGGCGAACCCGCAGGTCAGCACCAGGTGCGGGCGTTCCTCCCCTAGCGCGCCCCGAAACGCCCGTTCGGCGTTGCGCTTGCCTATGCCCACCAGGGTGATTCCGACGTTCTTCCGCTTACCCGCCAACCGCTGGAAGGCCCGCGCCTCCTCCTTCACCGCAAAGCACACCAGCACTTTTCGGGTTCCGGCCTTCACTTAATCCCCGCCAGCCGCTCTTTCCATATGTGGTAGAGCAGCACGGTGGCCTTCACGTCTCCCAGACAATACTCCGCGATTTCCCGGTGGCGGCCCTCCGCCACCATTGTGTTCATGTCCGAGCCGGTCACGCCGTGGCTCTTGGGCGACTCGATGCCGAACGCCTTGCAATAGAAGTCCAGGTTGAACCGGCGCGCCGCGCCCTCGCGCCCGCTGACATTGTAGAACGTTAACTGCTCCGCCAGGTCGCAGTGCGGGTCGGTCTGAAAGCGGTAGCCCAGCCAGTCCTTGCGCGTGATGGGCACGTTGAGCAGGGCCGAGCGCAGGTAAATGAACGGCACGTCGAACCCGCGCCCGTTGAACGTGACAATCGTCTCGTAATGCTTCGCCACGTCCCAGAAGGCCGTCAGCAGCTCGACCTCGTCCACGCACGCCATGAACTCCACCGGCCCCGCCTCGTCCGCTTCCTCCTCATAGTCCTCCGCGGTAAACAGCACCTGGCCGCGCGAGGTGTCGGCATTCAACATCGCCACACAGACGACCTGGGCCGTGAGGGGCCACAGGCTGAACTGCTTCTGGATTTCCGCCCGTCGCGCCGTTCGTGCCGGCTCCTCGGTGATCTTCTCGCACTCCCGGAATAGGTATTCCTGCTGCGCTTCGTCGAACTGCTCCAGCGGCAGTGCGGAAGTCTCGATGTCGAAGACCAGCCTGGCCATTAGGCGCCGAACTTGTCCAGCATCCTGGCGTTCGCCTGCATGAGGCGAATCAGGTGCTTGGCTTTGAACACCCCCAGGGAGCCGCTGTTCGCGCCGGTCTCCGTGAAGCGCTCCAGCTTGTCCGAGCCCGAGCAGGCGGAATGCAGCATCACCGGCTCCGGATGCCAGGAATGGCCCTTCATGACGCACGGCGTCGAGTGATCGCCGGTGATGGCCAGCACGTCCGGCTTCTTGCGCAGCAAAATCGGCAGCGCGGCGTCGAGCTCCTCAATCGCCTTCTTCTTTGCGGCGAAGTTGCCGTCCTCGCCGTACATGTCCGTGTACTTGAAGTGGATGAAGAAATAGTCGTAGTTGTTGTACTCGGCAAGATACCGCTCGAACTGTTCGGCGATCGTTTGAGCGCCTTCCAGCTTGGTCATGCCGACCAACTGCGCCAGGCCCTTATACATCGGATAGACCGCAATGCAGGCCGGCCGCAGCCCATACCGTTCCTGGAACAGCGGAATCTCCGGCTGATGCGCAATCCCGCGCATGAGGAAGCCGTTGGCCGGTTTCTTCTGGGCAATCACGGGCAATGCGGCCTTGAAGAACTCCGCCACGAGCTTGGCGGCTTTCTTGGCCTTGGCGGATTTGGGATTCACCGGCCCGGCCTTGGGTACCGGCAGGCCCTCGCGATGCGGGTCGGCGTCGGTCAGCGGTCCCTCCAGCCCCGTGCCCCGGAACACCACCACGAACCGATGGCCCTTACCGGCCTTGATGATCACTTCCGCGTCGCCCACCTTCTTCACCTTTTGCGCCAGCAGCGCGCACAGCTCTTCGCACACCTGCGTGTCAATGCGCCCCGCGCGCCGGTCGGTGACAATGCCTTTCGGGTCGAGCGTGCAGAAATTGGCCCGCGCTGCCACGTCGCCCGCGCGCAACTCTAGGCCCAGGCCCAGTGCCTCGATGACACCGCGGCCCACCTGGAAATCCAGCGGATCGTAGCCAAACAGCCCCAGGTGTCCCGGCCCGCTGCCCGGCGTAATGCCCGGCGCAATTGGGATCATGCGTCCCTGCGCCGAGTCTTTGGCCAGCGCATCGAGGTTGGGGGTGACCGCCGCTTCGAGCGGGGTCAGGTAGCCTTGCTCGCGCGTGGCCAGGTCGCCCACGCCGTCCAGGACCACCAGCGCCAGCTTGGCGTTGGTCTTGAGAGTCAATTCAGAGTAAAGGGTATCCAGGTTCATATACAACTTGGCCGCATGATGGGAGGAACGCGCCAACACCGTCAACGCGATTCGGCCTCGACTTTCGACAGGTGCCTTTCAACACTCCCCGCATGGCACAGGTTGTCCTGGAGCATCTCACCAAAGTCTTCAAGGGGCCGGCGGGCGAAAGGGTTCGCGCCGTGGACAACACCTGTCTGAGCGTTGAGGACAAGGAACTCCTGGTGCTGGTCGGGCCCTCGGGCTGCGGCAAGACCACCACCCTGCGCTTGATCGCCGGCCTGGAGGAACCTACCGCGGGCGCCATCTCGATCGGCGGCCAGGTCGTCAACCGTCTTCCCCCAAAGGACCGCGACGTGGCGATGGTCTTCCAGAATTCCGCCCTCTATCCCCACATGTCGGTGTATGACAATATGGCCTTCGGCTTGAAGCTCCGGCGTTGCCCCCGCGCGGAGATTGACCAGCGTGTGCGGGACGCGGCGCAAACGCTCAATCTCACGGCCTGCCTCGACCGCAGACCGGCTACCCTTTCCGGTGGCCAGCGACAACGAGTCGCCCTCGGCCGCGCCCTGGTCCGGCGCCCGAGTCTGCTGCTGCTCGATGAGCCTC
Above is a window of Candidatus Paceibacterota bacterium DNA encoding:
- a CDS encoding flavoprotein — its product is MSAAKNIVLGVTGSIAACKAAELASLLTKQGCHVRVVMTADALRFVTAVTFKTLSRHPVVTDLYDDDQGWQPAHIKLADEADLLLIAPATAQTIAKLALGLAGDALSCVALALNSQARILVAPAMNGKMWLHPATQKNVATLKARGVEFIGPEKGLLSCGYEGIGRLWPVAKVAECALTLLRQRKPARRRG
- a CDS encoding HAMP domain-containing sensor histidine kinase, which produces MNVGLWQRVRNYSFEELVLALLRLPGRAVELLKIPTPDAVKLIDRITTMERDLILPIKAAGIAMLLYSFYFRRSWIGEKELGTLEITVEATQYFLWIYIAANAVVAGLLLAMRRVPLLLVQWAVFAMSLADGIFLAALVVVTGGYDSILYWLFLGLVVRGAVSVPRATSQLLLNFTLTVCYVMAGVINIYINQSLEAEAQAWAAAQRMPSYQRSSNAPPGSPAFTRPPRQPRPALPGESGETALTEPRHYSTPRPSEGLDEAALEHLRLSSPSENQAQTLTLRLALLLLMTVCCYGVQVLLERQRRAVEEAHEFAMREGQLRSAGRVAAEFTHQMKNPLAIINNAAYSVRRALKQGKPISEEQIRIIQEEVEHSDRIITQIMGYAQLSEGHVEKLNVVEELDHAIAQVFPPAAGYPVRIRRNYAGEYPPLFMQRRHLVDTFMNLLQNAREALGAGGGTITVSAECHSDYSVEISIRDDGPGIPADKQEKIFEAYYTTKEKGTGLGLATIKHNVELYGGSVRVESALGKGAQFILIFPAKALIKLARQH
- a CDS encoding sigma-54 dependent transcriptional regulator, yielding MSIRLPPVLVVDDEKNMRLSLKTVLADERYSVRAIESAEEALGLLEREEFFMLITDARLGGMSGYELLGKARAQWPDLPVVMITAYATPKLAVEAIKAGAIDYLAKPFAPEELLHAVARCAERYRLLRENASLRASTVETWRLDQIVGECPRMAELRQLIQTVAPTDARVLVLGESGTGKELVAGALHSLSQRAQSTYVRINCAAIPETLLESELFGHEKGAFTGALKQKPGRVEEADGGTIFLDEIADMSRPLQAKLLRFLEDGTFMRVGGTQELQVNVRLIAATNRDIVEAIRQDQFREDLFHRLNVVQFRLPPLRDRGDDVLILAEYFLRNFGVSMNKKTRAISRAARQKLLSHHWPGNVRELRNVIERALILETGTEIHPGSLPDFQLEGRLHKVSAPKLTGPESLDERMANLERELITAILEQNHFSLTRTADQLKISRHALRYRMQRLNIATGTDADEDTPPQEGKANFP
- the hpnD gene encoding presqualene diphosphate synthase HpnD, with translation MRESQAITRKSASNLALAFVLLPRIKRDGMSALYAFCREVDDVADNESTPVAERREQLAAWRADVRRACGTETPQFPVNRELQPVIRRHHLPFEHFDALLQGVEMDLDIKRYQDYEQLDLYCYRVASVVGLLSIEVFGYRNPACRDYAVCLGKALQLTNILRDVRSDAQRGRIYLPMSELGRFKVSPEEILRLEYSPRFFELAASVAARARHFYGQARETLPAPDRRSMAAAELMGAVYWRLLDKLARRRFNVFGPDVTRLSKSEKGLLIMRTWCRCISGAGAPNYGA
- the hpnK gene encoding hopanoid biosynthesis-associated protein HpnK, with protein sequence MAPRRSNAGPGHRRLIVTADDFGRSASINQAVIRAHREGILTAASLMVNEPACEEAVALARENPTLGVGLHLSLLCGHSALPPAQIPGLTNADGEFSGNPAGVGCRYFFQRSLREPLRREIHAQFERFRATRLPLDHVNGHLHLHLHPTVFRILTADAAQLGIKRLRLTFDPFRLNLHLASGRLANRALHAIIFHLLSARARSALARLGLRHTNAVFGLLQNGRVDEAYVTRLLPQLPAGDSELYSHPSLDEFRNEFDALISPRVREQVHQLGIKLIRYQDL
- a CDS encoding EamA family transporter → MAKLLLILLIGLVFEAAGVVFLKKGITQVGEVRQICAAEIFRVVKAGITNPSVLLGVFFEALFFVCLLILMAESDISFLWPLTALSFVLTTFAALIFLGEKVSSIRWAGVVFIVIGAALISYSGHAKPKPPPPSASRVPGATPP
- a CDS encoding ribonuclease H-like domain-containing protein codes for the protein MARLVFDIETSALPLEQFDEAQQEYLFRECEKITEEPARTARRAEIQKQFSLWPLTAQVVCVAMLNADTSRGQVLFTAEDYEEEADEAGPVEFMACVDEVELLTAFWDVAKHYETIVTFNGRGFDVPFIYLRSALLNVPITRKDWLGYRFQTDPHCDLAEQLTFYNVSGREGAARRFNLDFYCKAFGIESPKSHGVTGSDMNTMVAEGRHREIAEYCLGDVKATVLLYHIWKERLAGIK
- a CDS encoding 2,3-bisphosphoglycerate-independent phosphoglycerate mutase, producing the protein MNLDTLYSELTLKTNAKLALVVLDGVGDLATREQGYLTPLEAAVTPNLDALAKDSAQGRMIPIAPGITPGSGPGHLGLFGYDPLDFQVGRGVIEALGLGLELRAGDVAARANFCTLDPKGIVTDRRAGRIDTQVCEELCALLAQKVKKVGDAEVIIKAGKGHRFVVVFRGTGLEGPLTDADPHREGLPVPKAGPVNPKSAKAKKAAKLVAEFFKAALPVIAQKKPANGFLMRGIAHQPEIPLFQERYGLRPACIAVYPMYKGLAQLVGMTKLEGAQTIAEQFERYLAEYNNYDYFFIHFKYTDMYGEDGNFAAKKKAIEELDAALPILLRKKPDVLAITGDHSTPCVMKGHSWHPEPVMLHSACSGSDKLERFTETGANSGSLGVFKAKHLIRLMQANARMLDKFGA